DNA from Helicobacter pylori:
TTTGGCTTCTTGATTTTTGTTCGCCATAGGATTAGCTTGGACTTCTTGGATGTTTTTAGAAGCGTTTTCTTTGGATTCTTCCTTATTCCCCATAAGCAGCATGATAATCACCCCCACCAATAAAAGCATCACTAGCACGCTTCCAATAATGACAAATAAAAGGGCTTTGCTTTTTTTGGGGGGTTGTTGCGCGGTATTTTCTTGTTCTTCTGCCATGCCTATTCCTATTGAAAATAAGTTAAAGTGGTTTTCCCGAATTTTTTCTGTTTGATTATAGCTAAAGTTGCGAGATTTTTAGGCATCTCATGCAGGCTTTCATGCTCAAAAACCACTAAAAGATTTTTTGGATTAAAGCGTTTTAATAACCTTTCTAAAGCTTGAAAACATTTTTCATAAATCCCTAAAAACCCGCTTGTTTCAAAAGGAGGATCCAAATAAATAATATTCAAAACGCCATTTTTTAAACGCAGCGTGGGTAAAAGCTTGAAAGCGTCATCTAAAAAGGTTTGAATTTCCATTTCCTTTTTCAGGCGGTTTTTAAAGAGAGAAATATTTTCTAAAAGCGTGGCATGAGCACTTTTATTTTGCTCAAAAAACACCGCGCTTTTAGCCCCCCTACTCAAAGCCTCTAAACCCATAGAAGCGCTGCCTGAAAACACTTCTATAAAATGCGCTCCTATAATTTCTGCTTGCAAGGTGTTAAAAAACGACTCTCTTACGATCGCTTTCGTGGGGCGCGTGCTAGAAATGTTAGGCAAATTCAAGCCCAATCCCTTACAAGCCCCCCCAATAATCTTAAATTTTTTTACTGGCTGATGATTTGGCATAATTTTTGGGTGTATTCTTCTAATAATTGCTGAATCTTTTGTTCTTTAGAAATTTTCATTTCTTCGCATTCTTCGCAAGGTTTTTCGCTCTCTTTTAAAGTGCGATAAAAATTTTTGACATCTTCTTTCACGCTCTGTTTGGTGAAAGGCTTTCT
Protein-coding regions in this window:
- the rsmD gene encoding 16S rRNA (guanine(966)-N(2))-methyltransferase RsmD, with the translated sequence MPNHQPVKKFKIIGGACKGLGLNLPNISSTRPTKAIVRESFFNTLQAEIIGAHFIEVFSGSASMGLEALSRGAKSAVFFEQNKSAHATLLENISLFKNRLKKEMEIQTFLDDAFKLLPTLRLKNGVLNIIYLDPPFETSGFLGIYEKCFQALERLLKRFNPKNLLVVFEHESLHEMPKNLATLAIIKQKKFGKTTLTYFQ
- a CDS encoding dihydroneopterin aldolase translates to MKIFLSCKSLLSQKSLEFYLSDCLSPMEVCDFVLSDDETLEINKPLCFIEERLRKPFTKQSVKEDVKNFYRTLKESEKPCEECEEMKISKEQKIQQLLEEYTQKLCQIISQ